A genomic region of Canis aureus isolate CA01 chromosome 16, VMU_Caureus_v.1.0, whole genome shotgun sequence contains the following coding sequences:
- the PEX12 gene encoding peroxisome assembly protein 12, which translates to MAEHGAHITTAAVVDDQPSIFEVVAQDSLMTAVRPALQHVVKVLAESNPAHYGFFWRWFDEIFTLLDLLLQQHYLSKTSASFSENFYGLKRIVMGDTHKLERLASAGLPKKQFWKSIMFLVLFPYLKVKLEKLISSLREEDEYSIHPPSSRWKQFYRAFLAAYPFVNMAWEGCFFVQQLRYILGKAQHHSPLLRLAGVRLGRLTVQDIQALEHKPAEASMMQQPARSVGDKIKSSLKKALGGAALTLSTGLSVGVFFLQFLEWWYSSENQETIKSLTALPTPPPPVHLDYNSDSPLLPKMKTVCPLCRKTRVNDTVLATSGYVFCYRCVFNYVRSHQTCPITGYPTEVQHLIKLYSPEN; encoded by the exons ATGGCTGAGCATGGGGCTCACATCACAACTGCTGCTGTGGTGGATGACCAGCCATCCATCTTTGAGGTGGTAGCACAGGACAGTTTAATGACAGCAGTGAGACCTGCTCTTCAGCATGTGGTCAAG GTTCTTGCAGAATCAAATCCTGCCCACTATGGCTTCTTTTGGAGGTGGTTTGATGAAATCTTCACCCTGCTAGATCTTCTGCTCCAGCAACATTACCTGTCTAAAACTAGTGcctcattttctgaaaatttttatgGCTTGAAGCGCATTGTAATGGGAGACACACACAAGCTTGAGAGATTGGCCAGCGCTGGTCTCCCAAAGAAGCAGTTTTGGAAGTCAATTATGTTCCTGGTTCTTTTTCCCTACCTGAAAGTGAAGCTGGAGAAGCTGATTTCTAGCCTGAGAGAAGAGGATGAATATTCTATCCATCCCCCTTCTTCCCGCTGGAAACAGTTTTATAGAGCCTTCCTGGCAGCCTACCCATTTGTAAACATGGCATGGGAAGGCTGTTTTTTTGTACAACAACTTCGATACATCCTAGGGAAGGCTCAGCATCATTCACCACTGCTGAGGCTGGCTGGAGTTCGGCTAGGTCGACTTACAGTTCAGGACATACAGGCTCTGGAGCACAAGCCAGCTGAAGCCAGCATGATGCAGCAACCAGCCAGGAG TGTTGGTGACAAAATAAAGTCATCTCTGAAGAAAGCTCTGGGAGGTGCTGCCTTAACCCTGTCTACTGGCCTTTCTGTGGGAGTATTCTTTCTGCAGTTCCTTGAATGGTGGTACTCCTCTGAAAATCAAGAAACAATCAAATCACTGACTGCCCTGCCTACTCCTCCACCACCTGTACACCTAGACTACAATTCCGATTCTCCCCTGTTACCCAAAATGAAGACTGTGTGCCCACTGTGTCGTAAAACCCGGGTGAATGATACTGTTCTTGCCACCTCTGGCTATGTGTTTTGTTATCGCTGTGTGTTTAATTATGTAAGGAGTCACCAAACTTGTCCCATAACAGGTTATCCAACAGAAGTACAACATCTAATTAAACTGTACTCCCCTGAAAACTGA